One part of the Symphalangus syndactylus isolate Jambi chromosome 1, NHGRI_mSymSyn1-v2.1_pri, whole genome shotgun sequence genome encodes these proteins:
- the OR5B2 gene encoding olfactory receptor 5B2 gives MLMENCTEVKKFILLGLTNVPELQIPLFILFTFIYLLTLCGNLGMMLLILMDSCLHTPMYFFLSNLSLVDFGYSSAVTPKVMAGFLGGDKVISYNACAVQMFFFVALATVENYLLASMAYDRYAAVCKPLHYTTTVTASVGAHLALGSYVCGFLNASFHTGGIFSLSFCKSNLVHHFFCDVPAVMALACSDKHTSGVILVFMSSFNIFFALLVIFISYLFIFITILKMHSAKGHQKALSTCASHFTAVSIFYGTVIFIYLQPSSSHSMDTDKMASVFYAMIIPMLNPVVYSLRNREVKNAFKKVLRRQKFL, from the coding sequence ATGCTGATGGAGAATTGTACAGAAGTGAAAAAGTTCATTCTTCTAGGACTAACCAATGTCCCAGAACTACAGATCCCCCTCTTTATCTTATTCACTTTCATCTACCTCCTCACCCTGTGTGGGAACCTAGGGATGATGTTGCTGATCCTGATGGACTCTTgtctccacacccccatgtacttttTCCTCAGTAACCTGTCTCTGGTGGACTTTGGATACTCCTCAGCTGTCACTCCCAAGGTCATGGCTGGGTTCCTTGGAGGAGACAAGGTCATCTCCTACAATGCATGTGCTGTTCAGATGTTCTTCTTTGTAGCCTTGGCCACGGTGGAAAATTACTTGTTGGCCTCAATGGCCTATGACCGTTATGCAGCAGTGTGCAAACCGCTGCACTACACCACCACTGTGACGGCCAGTGTAGGTGCTCATCTGGCCCTAGGCTCATACGTCTGTGGCTTCCTAAATGCCTCATTCCACACTGGGGGCATATTCAGTCTCTCTTTCTGTAAATCCAATCTGGTACATCACTTTTTCTGTGATGTTCCAGCAGTCATGGCTCTGGCTTGCTCTGATAAACACACTAGTGGGGTGATTCTGGTTTTTATGTCAAGCTTTAATATCTTTTTTGCTCTTTTAGTTATCTTTATCTCTTACTTGTTCATATTCATCACCATCTTGAAGATGCATTCAGCTAAGGGACACCAAAAAGCATTGTCCACCTGTGCCTCTCActtcactgcagtctccatctTCTATGGGACAGTCATCTTCATCTACTTGCAGCCCAGCTCCAGCCACTCCATGGACACAGACAAAATGGCATCCGTATTCTATGCTATGATCATCCCCATGCTGAACCCTGTGGTCTACAGCCTGAGGAACAGAGAAGTCAAGAATGCATTCAAGAAAGTGTTGAGAAGGCAAAAATTTCTATAA
- the LOC129490207 gene encoding olfactory receptor 5B12, whose amino-acid sequence MENNTEVTEFILVGLTDDPELQILLFIVFLFVYLITLVGNLAMIELILLDSCLHTPMYFFLSNLSLVDFGYSSAVTPKVMVGFLTGDKFILYNDCATRFFFFVAFITAESFLLAAMAYDCYAAVCKPLHYTTTMTTNVCACLAIGSYVCGFLNASIHTGNTFRLSFCRSNVVEHFFCDAPPLLALSCSDNYISEMVIFFVVGFNDLFSILVILISYLFIFITILKMRSSGRQKAFSTCTSHLTAVSIFYGTGIFMYLRPSSSHFMGTDKMASVFYAIVIPMLNPLIYSLRNKEVKSAFKKTVGKARASIGFIF is encoded by the coding sequence ATGGAGAACAACACAGAGGTGACTGAATTCATTCTTGTGGGGTTAACTGATGATCCAGAACTGCAGATCCTACTCTTCATAGTCTTCCTTTTCGTCTACCTCATCACTCTGGTTGGGAACCTGGCGATGATTGAATTGATTCTATTGGACTCCTgtctccacacccccatgtacttcttcctcagtAACCTCTCCCTGGTGGACTTTGGTTATTCCTCAGCTGTCACTCCCAAGGTGATGGTGGGGTTCCTCACAGGAGACAAATTCATATTATACAATGATTGTGCCACACGATTCTTCTTCTTTGTAGCCTTTATCACTGCAGAAAGTTTCCTCCTGGCAGCAATGGCCTATGACTGCTATGCAGCAGTGTGCAAACCCCTGCATTACACCACCACCATGACAACAAATGTATGTGCTTGCCTGGCCATAGGCTCCTATGTCTGTGGTTTCCTGAATGCATCCATTCATACTGGGAACACTTTCAGGCTCTCCTTCTGTAGATCCAATGTagttgaacactttttctgtgatGCTCCTCCTCTCTTGGCTCTCTCATGTTCAGACAACTACATCAGTGAGATGGttattttttttgtggtgggATTCAATGACCTCTTTTCTATCCTGGTAATCTTGATCTcctacttatttatatttatcaccATCCTGAAGATGCGCTCATCTGGACGCCAGAAGGCCTTTTCCACTTGTACTTCCCACCTTACTGCAGTTTCCATCTTTTATGGGACAGGCATCTTTATGTACTTACGACCTAGCTCCAGCCATTTCATGGGCACTGACAAAATGGCATCTGTGTTCTATGCCATAGTCATTCCCATGTTGAATCCACTGATCTACAGCCTGAGAAACAAAGAGGTTAAGAGTGCCTTTAAAAAGACTGTAGGGAAGGCAAGGGCCTCAATAGGattcatattttaa